One window of the Puntigrus tetrazona isolate hp1 chromosome 13, ASM1883169v1, whole genome shotgun sequence genome contains the following:
- the pkdcca gene encoding extracellular tyrosine-protein kinase PKDCC, which produces MKRRKMVVAAGFCLSFLMGTLMNLLFIPGFEPLGERVHRHENRLRQPDADAPARLRVDEPPPVETATVGRLPELQRQIRERLDEVLRYRQRRAHWVGTGPLERRRLMDLDQRGEVETYKGNGKNNHYDRSRPTVSIATKAHREFTRESVLGCSSIDNVTSVQYLGSGYTKAVYKAALNSSLSVALKSVDFGGHDMENCVKKYGSSTDCYKLASFKIIKEMTLMERLQHPNILKLYGYCYQDNNDIKDTVTAITELGSPLEMIQLLQTPWEERFRICLSLMRLLHYLAHSPLGSVTLLDFRPRQFVLVGGALKVTDLDDASVEETPCSPSSPSDCLMEFPARNFTLPCLKGRCEGINEKRNLYNAYRFFFTYLLPHSAPSALRPLLDKVVNSTGELMWGTDETLVHLEKVLDIYRNGHYLKNNTQTHKSEYKHVSDASIAADNYRCWPSYQHDGCLLSVFSVDEAIDVCESHAQCRAFVMTNQSTWTGHQLALFKTGAASMTAAPGKLTYIRLGAAES; this is translated from the exons aTGAAGCGGAGGAAGATGGTGGTGGCGGCGGGCTTCTGCCTCTCGTTCCTCATGGGCACGCTGATGAATTTATTGTTTATCCCGGGATTCGAGCCCCTCGGCGAGCGCGTCCACCGCCACGAGAACCGGCTGCGGCAGCCCGACGCGGACGCTCCCGCCCGGCTTCGCGTCGACGAGCCGCCTCCCGTCGAAACGGCCACCGTCGGGCGACTCCCGGAGCTCCAGCGGCAGATACGCGAGCGGCTGGACGAGGTTCTGCGGTACCGGCAGAGGCGGGCGCACTGGGTCGGCACCGGACCGCTGGAGCGCAGGCGGCTCATGGATCTGGATCAGCGCGGCGAGGTGGAAACGTACAAAGGGAACGGGAAAAACAATCATTACGACCGGTCGCGACCGACGGTATCCATAGCAACAAAAGCGCACCGGGAGTTTACGCGCGAGTCGGTGCTCGGCTGTAGCAGTATCGATAACGTTACCAGTGTCCAGTATCTGGGCTCGGGATACACGAAGGCGGTGTACAAGGCGGCTCTGAACAGCAGCTTGTCCGTCGCGTTGAAATCGGTGGATTTTGGGGGTCACGACATGGAGAACTGCGTGAAGAAATACGGCTCGTCTACGGACTGCTACAAACTCGCGTCCTTCAAGATTATCAAGGAAATGACGCTGATGGAAAGACTGCAGCACCCCAATATTCTCAAG CTCTACGGCTACTGCTACCAGGATAACAACGATATAAAGGACACGGTGACGGCCATCACGGAGCTCGGCAGCCCTCTGGAGATGATCCAGCTGCTGCAGACGCCCTGGGAGGAGAGATTCAGG ATCTGTCTGAGTCTGATGAGGCTGCTGCATTATTTGGCTCATTCCCCGCTCGGGTCCGTCACCCTGCTGGATTTCAGACCACGGCAGTTCGTCCTGGTCGGAGGAGCTCTGAAAGTGACCGACCTGGACGATGCCAGCGTTGAGGAGACGCCTTGCTCCCCGTCTTCTCCTTCAGACTGTCTCATGGAGTTCCCTGCCCGCAACTTCACCCTCCCCTGCCTCAAGGGCCGCTGTGAGGGTATCAACGAAAAGAGGAACCTCTACAACGCTTACAG atttttcttcACCTACTTGTTACCTCACAGTGCGCCATCAGCACTGAGACCCCTCCTGGATAAAGTTGTCAACTCTACAG GGGAGCTGATGTGGGGCACAGACGAAACCCTGGTTCACCTCGAAAAAGTGCTAGATATCTACAGGAACGGACATTACCTCAAGAATAACACACAGACGCACAAATCAG AGTATAAACACGTGTCGGATGCCTCGATAGCAGCGGACAACTACCGCTGCTGGCCGTCCTATCAGCATGACGGATGCCTGCTGTCAGTCTTCAGCGTCGATGAAGCTATCGACGTGTGTGAGAGCCATGCCCAGTGCCGGGCCTTCGTcatgaccaatcagagcacatgGACAG GTCATCAGCTCGCGCTCTTCAAAACCGGAGCAGCCAGCATGACCGCGGCTCCAGGTAAACTCACGTACATACGACTGGGGGCAGCTGAGAGCTGA